A region of Pirellulales bacterium DNA encodes the following proteins:
- a CDS encoding dockerin type I domain-containing protein — translation MRDARFRAIVLAAGGCFLLVCCRGPWARAAPISSYPIAQQPGIWPPETPQVNEYTPPPGYPLATEYFYALQDINNPAPATVDLDWMQVDAIVNGKDTIIVSNDYGSGAGQQSHISGDFTLRSDMVTEVPGNIASGWTTNAVVMTPSANPSVAYSAWNDVPGLVPAGATDVYVEARLLVTGSAVAQIGLDYWNSSLTANVNGAFGGFRIFASPDWQTVTLGFRPAIPGDVNSDGVVNGLDIGVVASHWLQLGTSPPGDANGDGLVNGLDINTIGLNWLQTSAAAVSVPEPSALLLASLACLAWLTGRRWLARGQCA, via the coding sequence GTGCGGGATGCACGTTTCCGAGCCATTGTGCTCGCGGCGGGTGGTTGTTTTTTACTCGTGTGTTGTCGGGGACCGTGGGCCCGCGCGGCGCCAATTTCCAGTTACCCCATCGCGCAACAGCCGGGTATCTGGCCGCCTGAGACACCTCAGGTGAATGAGTACACGCCCCCGCCCGGCTATCCGCTGGCCACCGAGTATTTCTACGCGCTGCAAGACATTAACAATCCTGCGCCGGCCACGGTCGATCTGGATTGGATGCAAGTGGATGCGATCGTCAATGGCAAAGACACGATCATTGTCAGCAATGACTACGGATCGGGTGCCGGTCAACAATCGCATATTTCTGGCGATTTCACGCTGCGCAGCGATATGGTGACCGAGGTTCCTGGCAACATCGCATCGGGTTGGACGACAAATGCCGTGGTCATGACGCCGAGCGCTAACCCGTCCGTTGCGTATTCAGCCTGGAATGATGTTCCGGGCCTGGTGCCGGCCGGCGCTACGGACGTATATGTCGAGGCGCGACTGCTGGTCACCGGATCGGCGGTCGCGCAAATCGGCCTCGACTATTGGAACAGCAGTCTGACGGCGAATGTTAACGGCGCCTTTGGCGGTTTCCGCATCTTTGCCAGCCCTGACTGGCAAACGGTCACGCTGGGATTTCGTCCCGCGATACCGGGCGACGTTAACTCGGACGGCGTAGTCAATGGCCTCGACATCGGCGTGGTGGCAAGCCACTGGCTGCAGCTCGGCACGTCCCCCCCGGGCGACGCCAACGGCGATGGTCTTGTGAATGGCCTGGATATCAATACGATCGGGCTGAACTGGTTGCAGACATCCGCAGCGGCGGTGTCGGTGCCCGAGCCGTCGGCGTTACTGCTCGCCTCGTTAGCCTGCCTTGCGTGGTTGACCGGTCGACGATGGTTGGCGCGCGGGCAATGCGCATGA